A window of Solanum stenotomum isolate F172 chromosome 9, ASM1918654v1, whole genome shotgun sequence genomic DNA:
CTTGTCTCTTATCACTTTTGTTGACATTATAGAATTGACAGGAGAAGGAGAAAGTGGGCCCAAATACACGAGGCTAGCTCGTGAAGTTCACGTGTTATGTAGGCCCAATAAATGGCCCATTTTAGAACAACAAGTTGATCTCCCATTTCACTTTCTCCAATTGCCATCTTACCAACAAGACATTTTTGCCCAATTTCTACTCTCTTGTCTGAAATCCATCAagcacttaattttttttattttttagggaaaaaggataaatatacctcAAACTaccgtaaatggtatgcagataccctccgtcatacttttgggacattggttcCCCTGCCATCCAAAAATTaaagcatatataccctttatactaacggacatacacgtgtcataatcttaccATCAACCCGACATGTATTAAATATCgaatcgacggataagattgcgccatgtgtccctatttagtcttccgttagagtgaagggcatatatgctctagtttttggatggcTGGGgtaccaatgtcccaaaagtatgacggagggtatctgcatactaTTTTCGATGGTTcggggggtatatttgtccttttaccctattttttaaaaatatattatcatggTGTATCGAAAATAAGTGCTCTATCTTTGAGGTAGAGATTCGATTGCGTATACTCTATCCTCATCATATCTCACTTGATGGACTATACTGGGTATATTGTTATCGTTGTTGCTGTAATCATAGTGTATCAGTTAATTTACATGCATTGTGACTATTTTTCGGGGTGCCTACTATCTCTTACTAGTACAAGTACCAAGTAACTTTGTTCACCTAGAATTGAATAGATGAGAAGAAATCATCTCATGTTATATACATAATGTTATTTTTTCCCACATGAGATTGTgcatttttttggggtgggtaGGGGGTGCGGGGAACAGTCGGCTTGGCTATCGATGAAAAATCTAAAAGGTGTTTGCCGAAGTTTATAAGTTAAGTCAAATTaacttataaatatattttttagcttatttacttaaatatctTTAAAGGAAATACTAGTATTTAGCAGTAAATTGCTTATCAAACACATCAAATGTCTTTTATCAATTTAAGTACCTTATTAGAGTACTTTGATTACAAATATTCTCTACTCTTATGTTTTGATCTATTACACATGGCAATTTGCAATTGGGTACTAACCAaaaacctatatatatatatatatatatgctattCAAATCATAATACACTACCACCAAAAAATATGGTGCGGTGGATGAGATTGTGCCTCCCATAAATCAGAGGTCTCGAGTTTGAATCTTGAATATAAAGATAGGGAGTGCTTCTCCTCCAAATGAGGCTCTACGTGACGTGAATTCAAAATACTCAAGCTCTAATATAGTAACAGATACCGAGTGAAAAAAGCCATAATACACTAAACAATAAGTGGAAAATCTAtggaaaaaatgaggaaaaataattcaacattATGATGAAAACTAAAGATTAGAAAAGGTCTTCTAAAATTAAATCAGAAGGAAGATCATATCCAAAAACCATTGAGTAATCATTAACTTCATCACTTGTAAATTTTGGTATTCTCCAACTTTTTGCTGCCTCAGAATCATCCCCATATCTCAACAATTCTAACAcctaaaaaattaagaaaaaaattataaccgATCATAATTTGTTTGAGACTGAGACATTATACTATATAACTAATCACGATATAAATATAGTATTTTACCTCAGTCGTTGACGGGCGCCATACTGAAGATTGTCTTACACAATATGAAGCTGTAAGAACCATTTGATGCAATTCGTCCATATTAAATTCACCCTCCAACTTTGGATCTgctaattcaattaattttccACCTTCCATCAAGGGTGTCGCCTTAAAAATAGAGAGTAACATTTTAgcagttaattaaaaaaatttatcgaataaattatatacataacaaatacaagtttataaATATCTTATCAtccttcatatttatttatttttgaaaaaaatatcagaatatatttcttgaaaaattataatttttagattttttttgcCTCCATTAGATCACACGTCATTGTCATAGTCAActtagtaagaaaaaaaaaaaaagagaaggcaaTGGGATTTTTTTGAGAgcaattattattgttattaaatCTATGGACCAATATCCAAAATATTGTTGtctttttcattagattttttttcttcaagaaattccaaataaagtaaaaatcaACAACAAACTATTTTTTCCGTTTTAATTTAGAGAACATATTTGACTAAGCATAAAgtgtaaatatttaataaagaaagtaCTTTTCCGTTTCAATTCATATgcgtacttttttttttagtctgttAAAAAAAAACGCAACACATACTTTTTtctttagaaataattttactttaaactTCTCGTATTATCCTTAATAGTATGATTGATTTATAGccatacaaatatatattaatcattttAAACTATAAGTTTTAGAAGTcatgtttctttctttcttaaactgatactacaaaaaagaagaagttgcAAGTATTTACAAACTTTGTTGCTTATTCGACGCTAGTTTGCTTGTAGCTAACCAAATTTTGTAATCATCCATCACTCAATACAATAAGTGTTGTTTAACTACAAAATTTATCCGATACTAGTTTCTATTTAATTAGTAGTGCACATGTCCCTAAAACTCCTCCACACAAATTGTGACAGGAGAAGAAATACCTTTGAAACTTGTGGACATAAATATTCCATAACATCTTTGTAagtgtaaatttttttaaaacttatgatcTTACGTATGTGACTATATAGAAGCTTTTTGCTAATACTAAAAATAAggtttaaattaaatattcttttttgaaatgaactaaaaaaatagCGTTAAAAGgaataaataaaacttaccCATAAAAGTAGATTTTGTCTTGATGAGTCCACAGGCCTTCTACCAGTAATAATTTCAAGAAGAAGAACTCCAAATGCAAAAATATCGGTTTTTTCATCCACAATTCCATGCATGAAATATTCTGGTGCTAAATATCCAAATGTGCCCTCAATTGGAATTACAGCATGGTGTGTCCATTTATTTGGTAGCCATTTTGCTAGCCCAAAATCTGAtatcttctcaaaaaaaaagaaaaaaaagatgaaaatgatatataaaaaagaaaaaacttttcattcatctttctttttttttggtttcccaccccCGAATGACCCTTGCAGTGCGCCATTCAGATTTAGTCGGGGCTCCATGTGCGCTCCGGACATCGGGTGagaaaccaaaataaaataaaatcatcttTCAATCTCTTCCATGTTGGTAGAAAAGTAGAAATTATAGAGGCTAAccactttttgaaaaaataataatcagtaTTTGAAAATTCGTTAAGTAATAATCAATTTTGACATAGAAATAAATATCACGATATTGTTATATATGTTAAAATCTATGACACGGATGACCATAGAtttttaacttgaaaaaatgTGAAACTCTATGATAGtctattttaagaaaatataagagaaaaaaagagagtagaAGGGTAATGATTGCAGGAGCTAGCCACCTTTCGGATTAGTTTTTAGAAAATAGCCAATGTCTGaaaatttgttgaaaaataatCGTTTTGAATGTAGAAACATCATGATAATAATTGTAGAATTCGAACTTAAACAAGTGAAAAATTCAGGACATATTCATGacttttttaagggaaaattgtatgaaataacaaactattaattcaaattaaacgttatagtcatagtttcttttatttgtaattcgcagcaaacattccATGTTTTTTGCCatccatttgtataccgaaatatacaaatgcaagaCCCATTTGTAtgccgaaatatacaaatgcaggacccatttgtataccgaaatatacaaatgcaggacccatttgtataccgaaatatacaaatgcaggatccatttgtataccgaaatatacaaatagaccgaaatatacaaatgtagGATCCATTtatataccgaaatatacaaatacaggacccatttgtataccgaaatatgcaaatagaccaaaatatacaaatgcaggacccaattgtataccgaaatatacaaatagacccaaatacatatttttaatgtatatgtataccgaaaaaTACAGATTAAtagccatagcaaacataaagtttgctgtgaagcgcaattatacaaactatagctataacatacaaataggatttttatgtttgctaaacctaaaatttactcttttttttaatccttGACACTTACATTAATTTCAAACTTACGAAAAATGAAACTTCATGACAACGTCTTGTATATTTTATCTAAGATATTGTGATAGAATTTCacctttttaaatttgaaattcatgAGACTAGGACAGTATTATGGTCTCATGAATTCCAAACGTATCTATTTCTCAATGACTTTTGaatatttggttatttttcAAATCTAGTTCGAAAATGgctattttttgaattttaccCGATATAAGAGTTAGTAAATATACAGAAAGCCCGttaaaaattgcaaaaaaaaacgTGCTTTATGAGTTGTACCTGAGGCTCATAGTCTGGTCCTAGTAGAACATTTGATGCTTTGATATCACGATGTATTATACGATGTTTACAACATTTGTGAAGATAATGTAAACCTCTAGCGATTCCAAGGGCAATTTTATATCTCATTGGCCATTCAAGTGATTTGTTTGATTTTCCTACAAAGAAGccaaaaaaaagaagtcaaaaattgATGGTCATCGGTTCAAGAACGTAAAATGTTCCAAATCccttatataatatatgtaaaaaattatacaatgtTGTCAATATTTACCTTGCAGAGGTGAAATAACGATTTATTAAACGCCATTACTTGGAAGGtattataagttttaaaagttgAACACTTGAATCCATCTGGTTAAATTACGAATTCACCTCCTAACAAGATCATGGTGTGCATACAAAAAaccatctatatatatatatatgtgtgtgtgtgtgtgtgtaaaaATGCTCGTAGCTAGCTAACAATTTGTTCTCCGATGATCTATCGTTAATTTGTCCAATCATATTTTAATACTGGATATGATTCACTAGCTGGTAGACATAGCAAATAAGCcaacaatagtaatataatGGAACATGCATTATTCAACTTGATTAACGATGagttaattttattgtttaacTACAAAATTGATATAACTAGTATGAAATGAAAAGAGTAAATTAGGTTAAAAGGCATACCATGTAATGCTGAAGAGAGAGTGCCATTGGGATAGAATTTGAAGATGAGATAGAATCCATTTTCAATGCAATAACCAACTAAACTTGCTGTATTTGGATGATTAACATGGCTAATTACACCTAATTCCATTAgaaattctttttctttgttcataTTATTGCTGTCTTTTGCTAATCTTTTTACTGCAATTCTTCTTCCATCTTCAAGATCTCCTCTATATACATCTGAGTATCCTCCTTGTCCCACTAAATTCTctacaaaaagaagaaataaatcaaTGACATTtcacaaaattgaaattttataccattaattaattaaattcatgaTTTAATTAAGGGGTTTATTTTCCTTTCCCAAATAATAATTACATCTCAGTCccaaatataataattatgtcTAGTCCCAAACATTATATATATCCTTACTATTTTATTTAGGTTCAACACATAAGGGTTGCGGTATACGATGCTTTGCAACATGACCTTGGGTGATCTTGAACTTTTACCTAATCTCCCCCCGCATAGACAAAAATAACTTATGCACATAGTACAACTACAACTAATTATGCCCGATAGGCAACATAgatcatattttaaattaattttgttaaccGGAGTCAAAAGTTCAAGACTAATACCCTTCATTGTGtactattttaaagaaaaatttccCTTAATTTAAAAAGCCAAACTTAGCCCATTGGACTATGGGGGACATAATTCAAAGAGTAGCCTTAAAAGGCCATTTGgtcaaatatatgtatataattcatgtaTAACATATGTATCATTGtgcataaataatatataatctatctatctatctatctatatatatatatatatatatatatatatatatcgattaGAAAAATTTAACAGTAAATCTGTTGAGCTATTTATGTGAAGATCCTTTCCGAAAGAGGTAAAAGACATACTAATATATATTACACATGAGGAACACAAACCTGGATGGAAATAATTTGTAGAACTTGCAATCTCCTCATAGCTAAAACACTTCAATGGAGACATTGGTTTATATTCCTCATTTTGAAATCTTGAACTCTTCTTCCTTGAGCTCGAATCAAAAGGTGAACGTAAAAAAGACGAAATTCGCCTCAATGGAGACATTGGTTTCTTGAAATGATCTTGTTGATATTTGAAATCCTTAGTCActaatgatgatgataatattgAAGATTTAGTGATGGAATTTTCACCAAAACTTGAActattttcttctccttcacaACCATTTAGTACAGTTCTTGGTGAATTCCttgtaataagttgtttttCTGAAGAAGGggaattattttctttaagcCATCTTGTACTAGGTTGATGATTTTCTGCATACAAGTTGTATTTTTAACGTTAATTTCACGTATGATTATTGAAATTTATTAAGTATAATATAACAGTAAAATCACGAGTTGTTTAAAGTCACGTACTCACgttaaaataagaaaagtttATACACTATATAGAGGTAAAGTCATGGCACAACTATTTTTTGTCGCATTAAAATAACTGAATTGTATCAACTGTAATAGAATGGTAACGGAACTTTATCCACTATAATGATAGAAGTGATTTTAATGTAATAGTGGGTAAAGTCTATGACTTGTTATGATTGATAAAAGTTGGCATTTTTGATGTGAAAAAAAAGTGTGCGATAGTGACTTAATTGTTATAGTAGGTAAAATTTAGTTACTTTGACGTGATCAAATATATAGTTTTGTGACTTTATTATTATCGTGACGAGTAAAGTTCAGTGACAATACGACgtaaaatcatcttaatttTTGTGTGATAGGAAATTGAATTACCTTGGATTCGAATGGAATTGGATTGAATGTTATGTGGTGGTGGTTGCCCTGATTTTCTAGCTACCACAACTAGTGAACAATTATCTGGAACTCTTTCACAACAATACTTTGCAATTGTGAATGGATatctgaaaaatatataaaaaataaaataaataacaataagtcttttaagaatacaaaatactaaTAATGTGCAAATTTTCGATGAATATTTCTATCAGAACATCATCGAAAATGTGAAGCTGTCAAAACAATTTTCGACGAGCACAATTATGACAAAATCTCATAAAAAGGTCATCGAAAATTCATGTGTTTCTAATAATGACATGCAAACGAAAAAAGATTATTTGTTTTTGGTAGTGTATCAAAGTTAATTTCTTAGAGTAAATTAAAGTTACCTGCAAGTCTTATTATTTTTGCCACCAATGAGAAGATAATCAGCTGGAATACTTTTAGCCTCTTTAATTAAACCTCTCCCTGGATTAGAACTAAAACCAACTCTTGCCTCTAAACCTACCtgaaattttttcaataaaataaattaatagaaaTGACAAgacattttataatattaattggAGTAAGATAATTAGACTTCTCGGATTTGAGTTTAGACTATAGAAAAAATCTTGATAGGTATCATTTGACTTTATGTGATGAGAATCTGCGGTCTAAAATAGGTAGTAGACACAAAATGTGAAGCAAAATTGGATAAAGGTGAGTTTAGGTGGACAACATGGAAAATAAAGGTCAATATAGGGAATTTTTACAATGATCAACCCTAATGAAGTCTGGGATTGAAATGTAATTATTATTGTAATCGAAACGAAGGAGAATAATTTCTTAAAACTTATAAAgcaaaaaaattcttgaaaaataCAAGTGTTATACTTGtttatacaacaacaacaatatatcaaATTCAGTGTAAATGCACAAGTGGGGTACATGGTATAGAGAAGGTAGAgtatacaaaattttacaagtgGGGTCTAGAGATGTTAGACTTTATGGAGTTCTTGCCTCTACCTTTGAAAAGGTAGATAAACTGTTTTGAAAGATGTTCGACTAAACAAACATTGAAAAAGAGGCAATAGCAACAAATAGAAACAACAACAAGATAATAAGATTGAGAAGCTACCTGTTTATATTGACATGTTTTTGTAAATTCTCCCATCATAGAAATAACAAATGCTTTTGCCTTTCGgatttgtgtttgattttttgaTATAGATTGCCATTTCTTGCTTTCTTCTTTCCTTTGATCACCAAATCTCTTGCTTTTCTCTGTTGCCACTGTTTCATCAATgaccaaaaaatgaaaaaaaataattaaaaaaatcaatacattATATACAAATTCTAGGATTAAAAAAAGctacattttttttggaaaatcattaaaaaaaaataaaattgttttgcTAACTTTGAAGAACGGCTGCATATgagaatgttgaaaatattccACAAAGAGATGTATAAAAATCAAGATCcctcctattttattttattttgtctttctttatcttctttttgattggtttaagaacaaaatcattttaattGAAGTCACACGTGTCATTCTCCAAGGGTCATTGTCACACTTGAGGGggaaacaaacaagaaaatatcacaaaataaaaattgtggttataattgaaagaaaaataaacataCTAACAATGTGTAGTTCTATAATTGTATACTTAGGATTAGCTAAATCTCTAATTTCCCAAGTGAGACATATCacacaatacaaaaaaaataaataataacaaattaaaattgtggctataattgaaaggaaaatattaaacTTACCAACAATGTGTTGTGCTATAATGGTATCATTAGGATTGGCTAAAACTCTAATTGCCCAAGAAATaagttctttactttcttcaaCATCCAAAGAAATTCCCACAAGAATTTTTGATGGTTTATTAGTATTACTTGAAAAATCCATTTTTTgccccaaaaatgttttttgttttgtttatcaCTTCTTCACTATCTTTTTTGTTGATGAACACATAGAATTGTAGAAAACTTGTGTAAGAGATATTTAAATGATTAGTGGTATTTATTAGGACTTGTGGTTGGagtgggagggggggggggggtgtatAGTGTGACCACCTTGGCTCATTCAATTATTCTTTCATAAGAAGCATAGGGAAAAAAAGTATAATGTAACTTTTGGATTTAGCAAAGGTAAAGGAGTTTTTTGCATTTGATTTCTCTTGTTGCATAAGTTTTGTACATATTGTTTGGTAGGTAAAGTTGTGTGCCACTCAAATGAGTCAttctttttactcttatttgccTTGCCCTCATGGAAAGGGAACATTCTTGGGTGGTGGTGGAGACTCTACttaaaaagtcataaaaataTGCACATTTCCGATGAAAAGTTCACTGTGAATGTTCCTGATGACGAGTCAATTTTTTGTTAGAATTAAAATAACGATCAATTAATCTTTTAGTCGATACTGACTAGTGAAAGATTATAATTTAACGATCAAGCACGATAATAATGATACATCtcatttattatattgaatAAAAGTTAACTTTTATAcactaataatattaaaaaaacttttataatAATCGAATCAcctaaaaataatatagatgGTGATGATTTAGAATATAATGACCTCATATAAATTGATTGGTGAATCAGTGAATAtcagaagaaggaaaaaaaaaaaagcaaatgaGGAAACATAAGTCTTTTTGTGGCTACTAATTAAATAAGAGAATGGCCCAAAGATAAGGTATAATTGGCtgcaaagaaaataataatatatcaacTTATCATTACTTGTCCACATTGCCAAACTAATAAACTATCCCTACATCCTtggaataaaaaaaagaagaagaagattattTCAAAGTCTGACATGTGCCTCTTGGTGTCatatagtgtattttatttatgtacGACTTGAAGTttcgattaatttgaattcgAAATTTCAAAGAAGAAGCACTTTTTAACTTTGAAACCTCTAATTAAAGATGTCATTGTTATGCACCATCCTAACTGGTGGGATCATTATAGTGTTgcctttacttcatttgacgTTTGATATTCATCACTTTattatcttaattaattaagaattcaCATAATATTTATAAAGCCCGAACATAAAATACttgattaaagataaaaaaataaaaatctattcatctcacaataaataataatcctCTAAGGTTGGGTCATCATAGTGTCATGCAAACTAAAGTACAATTTGAGACCTAACACCactttagtaaataattatatgttgtaacaacaacattatcattcctcaccaagagaaaataaaaaaattaacacacaAATAACTAGAAaacaatgatgatgatgattatgtaattatatatatggCAGTTTGAAACATGCAGCTAACTGTACAATCATTAACATTTTCCCAATTATTATGGTATGGTATGGAAGAGACtttacttcaaatcaatattcaCTTTACTATGAAATTTACTATGTAAATTACTAgaaataatgaattcaaaagGAGATCTATAATAAAATTCTTTAACAAGTGTAAACAAATAGACTAATCCATACATTCATATATATCATTAGAATAAGTGTTTCTCCAATGACATATATGCTTTCATAAAAAATCTCAACTTTTTTCGATGAAAAGCTATCGTAAAAAAGTTTATGATGaacatattttcaacatattccATCAGAAATATCATTGAAAAATTGTGTATTTCTAATATTAGAGAAAAAATGAAACTATTACACAACAAATTCTTCATACACGAAAAGTATTTAGATATCGTATCATTCTGAAGTCgagctatttttttaattcatatcGGGATgagtgggggtggggtggagaAGGAAGAAATTATAACTAACCTCATGAAATTAGGCAAATGAACAAGTCTTTCACTAAAATTCATTTCCAAATGATGTGATTTAAGTAGGCTGAATTCTTaattatcaaaactaaaaaACGTGCAGTAAtaaaaacaaaggaaataaaTTGAAGATTCTATGATAAAAATTATCTTGAGGGAAAGAATTTAGGGTGTCAAGTTCATTGAAttatctaataataataatattaacaacaacaataatgatattattattattataataataataataataataataataataataataataaataaataaataaataaaaagtaccAAAATCACCTCATGGTCTTTTagcataaaattaaatatttaacttgTAAGAGACTAGGAGTGCAATAcactatttcttttttagttttccCATGTGATATTCGTTATCCGTTTTGGGcacaattaattcaaattcgTTCAGTAAAGTTCAACTTTGAGGGATAGTCCATCGAGGCGGTTTCATTTCGAGCATGAATTTTAGATCTTTGATTAATGAATCGTGCGGATAGCTATCTTTTAGCTATGTTCATCCCTTTTTAGTTTctaaaagcaataaaattaTGAAGTTTATTACTCATATAATTAATAGTTTCTTGATATTAGATTTGTAAATTAGGCACAAACATGAAGAATTTAATTACACAAAGACTAAAAGTAGCTTCTGTCTCATTGCTACCTCCAGCTAATGCTTTCTTATTTAGATACATTGAACTATAATAAAGTTAGttacaaattgatttttacTTTACAAtacaatattaataaaaatggaCTTATCTTATTGAGTCTATTAATTTTGGTACGCGTGTTACGTAAGGCCCATCAAAGTAGAAATGCTTtctgttatgattttttttcattacaaGGATTCGAACTCAAGCCTGTTGATTAAGGTTGATCCAATGTAATGCACTATAATTCTTTGTGGTGATTTAGATTTTTAACATTGAACTTTTTATGGTAGCTTTGGACTCAGAATCatgtatttattaaaattttatgttttttctcaCATACATATCTATATTCAAGATTATTGGTTCGATTGAAcactctttttgtttttgttctttcttaaaTAGATGACATTTTCACTAATAAGGATTGTAGCAGGATAGTCGATAGATAGAACAAAATGGAATAAATTTAGGATACATTATGTTGTAGTAACATTCTTAGAGTTCCATTCtctaacataaaataaaagaatacatAAAAACATAACAAAGAAACACCATAT
This region includes:
- the LOC125876004 gene encoding probable receptor-like serine/threonine-protein kinase At5g57670 yields the protein MDFSSNTNKPSKILVGISLDVEESKELISWAIRVLANPNDTIIAQHIVVATEKSKRFGDQRKEESKKWQSISKNQTQIRKAKAFVISMMGEFTKTCQYKQVGLEARVGFSSNPGRGLIKEAKSIPADYLLIGGKNNKTCRYPFTIAKYCCERVPDNCSLVVVARKSGQPPPHNIQSNSIRIQENHQPSTRWLKENNSPSSEKQLITRNSPRTVLNGCEGEENSSSFGENSITKSSILSSSLVTKDFKYQQDHFKKPMSPLRRISSFLRSPFDSSSRKKSSRFQNEEYKPMSPLKCFSYEEIASSTNYFHPENLVGQGGYSDVYRGDLEDGRRIAVKRLAKDSNNMNKEKEFLMELGVISHVNHPNTASLVGYCIENGFYLIFKFYPNGTLSSALHGKSNKSLEWPMRYKIALGIARGLHYLHKCCKHRIIHRDIKASNVLLGPDYEPQISDFGLAKWLPNKWTHHAVIPIEGTFGYLAPEYFMHGIVDEKTDIFAFGVLLLEIITGRRPVDSSRQNLLLWATPLMEGGKLIELADPKLEGEFNMDELHQMVLTASYCVRQSSVWRPSTTEVLELLRYGDDSEAAKSWRIPKFTSDEVNDYSMVFGYDLPSDLILEDLF